A stretch of Brachyhypopomus gauderio isolate BG-103 chromosome 3, BGAUD_0.2, whole genome shotgun sequence DNA encodes these proteins:
- the LOC143510490 gene encoding uncharacterized protein LOC143510490: protein MYGEQDENNNATVSDESEDDGEEMGDEDQHLEGEVDFVDATAILNEDDGLQFQLPKHHRCACHLLNLVSTVDAEKATSNDSYKRLSRSTFSKCYALWNKCGRATTAVEMVEDVCKIQLIRPNATRWNSLLLAVERILRIVKDQGEGALRTLFTALKLPMLSSVEIAFLEEYARTMGPMSKALNILQGESDVQMGWLLPTLTLLITKLNKIRITSRYCKPLVDAVQEGLQHRFADMLVEPEFIAAAILVPKFKTSWTCDEDLIQRGMDYIKGHLEEDSAHLSPANGSSESDDEDFFASFKKSAGQEGVKQLEGYLASKIDHKDVLKSYPAVCKLSLKLNTALPASAACERLFSTAGLIFSPRRARLDAKNFENQLLLKRNRKFLS, encoded by the exons ATGTATGGAGAACAGGATGAAAACAACAATGCCACTGTTTCAGATGAGTCTGAAGATGATGGGGAGGAGATGGGTGATGAAGACCAACATTTGGAAGGTGAAGTGGATTTTGTCGACGCCACAGCCATCTTAAATGAAGATGACGGCCTGCAATTTCAGCTCCCAAAACATCACAGATGCGCCTGCCACCTGCTAAATCTGGTCTCCACAGTGGATGCTGAAAAGGCAACTTCAAATGATTCGTACAAACGGCTGTCAAGATCAACATTTTCAAAATGTTATGCACTGTGGAATAAGTGCGGACGAGCTACAACTGCTGTAGAGATGGTGGAAGATGTGTGCAAAATTCAGCTAATTCGTCCCAAtgcaacaaggtggaattcattgCTTCTTGCAGTCGAGAGAATCCTGCGCATTGTGAAAGATCAGGGAGAGGGAGCTCTGAGGACCCTATTCACTGCACTCAAGTTGCCCAT GTTGAGCTCAGTTGAAATAGCCTTTCTGGAGGAGTATGCCAGAACCATGGGACCAATGAGCAAAGCCCTCAACATTCTTCAAGGAGAAAGTGATGTTCAGATGGGATGGCTCCTGCCTACTTTGACGCTCCTCATCACAAAGCTCAACAAAATCCGCATCACTAGCAGATACTGCAAGCCATTGGTGGATGCCGTTCAAGAGGGCCTGCAGCACCGCTTTGCAGACATGCTTGTGGAACCTGAATTCATTGCTGCTGCCATCCTTGTCCCAAAGTTTAAGACATCGTGGACGTGTGACGAAGACCTCATACAACGAG gcatgGATTACATCAAGGGCCATCTGGAAGAAGACTCTGCCCACCTGTCCCCAGCTAATGGTTCCAGTGAATCGGATGATGAGGACTTCTTTGCTAGCTTCAAGAAGTCTGCTGGTCAAGAAGGTGTGAAGCAATTGGAGGGTTACCTTGCCTCAAAGATTGACCACAAGGATGTACTGAAGTCGTACCCTGCTGTATGCAAGCTGTCTTTGAAGCTTAACACGGCCTTGCCTGCATCAGCAGCGTGTGAGCGCCTGTTCAGTACAGCAGGGCTCATTTTCAGTCCTAGGCGAGCACGGCTAGATGCAAAAAATTTTGAAAACCAGCTCTTACTGAAGAGGAACAGAAAGTTTTTGAGTTGA